One window of the Thermodesulfomicrobium sp. WS genome contains the following:
- the glyS gene encoding glycine--tRNA ligase subunit beta, with translation MAHFVLEIGVEEMPARFLPALEAELASRLDQALTDARLAHGLVRAAVTPRRLVVEAEDVAPLQAVEEVEVLGPPAAVAWDAQGELTKAGLGFARSQSVEPHALYRVTTAKGEYAAARKTTGGGLAGDILAEAASSILKTLSFPKRMQWVGKEWSFGRPVRWLLALLDEAVVPVRFAQLVADRFTWGHRVLGPGPWSVPHARDFRRILEEQGAVILDPAARRAAIIEQGNAAAQAVGGTVAWRDDLLAEVVGLVESPCAVLGSFDASYLEIPQEVLLTSMQAHQKSFGVRGEDGALVPYFLAVANIRSTRPQTVRAGWERVLRARLEDARFFWRTDLAADFAAWNAKLENVTFLGPLGSMADKTRRLERILDVLDAHAVVSGEDTLAAARRAAQLCKADLVSAMVYEFGELQGIMGGIYARRKGEPDAVALAIREHYLPLGPDTPVPASLAGAMLALADKADTLVGAFGLGMIPTGAADPYALRRASLGIIRILLEHELRVPLSTLLQAAYCAYGDGIAWKLAPEKAQARLMDFFGQRLKAYWAGQGMDTLTLDAALAVGFDDVVDTGRRVRALQAAVGTPDFEPAALTFKRVANIVRKSGAEAAAHVDPGLLEAGAETELWAALEAWEPRFASACAQGDYGALFPLLAELRPAVDHFFDSVMVLTDHPGQRANRLAMLSRILHQVGQVADFTRFQV, from the coding sequence ATGGCGCATTTTGTTTTGGAAATCGGTGTCGAGGAGATGCCGGCGCGGTTTTTGCCAGCGCTGGAAGCGGAATTGGCTTCGCGTTTGGATCAAGCCCTGACGGATGCCCGTTTGGCGCACGGATTGGTGCGGGCGGCAGTGACCCCGCGGCGCTTGGTGGTGGAAGCGGAAGATGTCGCTCCGTTGCAAGCAGTGGAGGAAGTGGAGGTCCTGGGCCCGCCGGCGGCCGTGGCTTGGGACGCCCAGGGGGAGCTCACCAAGGCAGGCCTTGGCTTTGCCCGCTCCCAATCGGTGGAGCCGCATGCCCTCTACCGCGTGACCACGGCCAAAGGAGAGTACGCCGCAGCGCGTAAGACCACCGGCGGCGGCCTGGCGGGAGATATCCTGGCCGAGGCCGCATCCAGTATTTTGAAGACCTTATCCTTTCCCAAGCGCATGCAATGGGTGGGCAAGGAGTGGAGCTTCGGCCGCCCGGTACGCTGGCTCTTGGCCCTCTTGGATGAGGCTGTGGTGCCGGTGCGTTTCGCCCAGTTGGTGGCGGATCGCTTCACCTGGGGGCATCGGGTGCTCGGGCCTGGGCCCTGGAGCGTTCCCCATGCCCGGGATTTTCGTCGCATCCTTGAGGAGCAGGGGGCGGTGATCCTGGATCCTGCGGCGCGGCGCGCGGCCATCATTGAACAAGGCAACGCCGCGGCCCAGGCCGTGGGCGGCACGGTTGCCTGGAGGGACGATCTGCTGGCCGAAGTGGTGGGCCTGGTGGAGAGCCCCTGTGCGGTGCTCGGAAGTTTCGATGCCTCGTATCTGGAGATCCCACAGGAGGTCCTGCTCACCAGCATGCAGGCCCATCAAAAGAGCTTTGGCGTCCGCGGGGAGGACGGCGCGCTTGTGCCGTATTTCCTGGCAGTGGCCAATATCCGCTCCACCCGGCCGCAGACCGTACGTGCGGGCTGGGAGCGCGTGCTGCGCGCCCGCCTCGAAGACGCCCGCTTTTTCTGGCGCACGGACCTTGCCGCGGACTTTGCCGCCTGGAACGCCAAGCTGGAAAACGTCACCTTTCTTGGCCCCTTGGGCTCCATGGCGGACAAAACCCGGCGCTTGGAGCGCATTCTCGACGTTTTGGATGCGCACGCGGTGGTGTCTGGGGAAGACACGCTCGCCGCGGCTCGGCGGGCGGCGCAGCTGTGCAAGGCGGATCTGGTGTCCGCCATGGTGTACGAATTCGGGGAACTGCAGGGGATCATGGGCGGCATTTACGCCCGCCGCAAAGGCGAACCCGATGCCGTGGCCCTGGCGATCCGGGAACACTACCTGCCCTTGGGGCCGGATACGCCGGTGCCGGCCAGCCTGGCGGGTGCCATGCTCGCCCTTGCCGACAAGGCCGATACCTTGGTGGGCGCCTTTGGCTTGGGCATGATCCCCACCGGGGCTGCGGACCCGTACGCCTTGCGCCGTGCAAGTCTGGGCATCATCCGTATCCTTTTGGAGCACGAGCTGCGCGTGCCGTTGTCCACGCTGCTGCAGGCCGCTTACTGCGCCTACGGCGATGGCATTGCCTGGAAACTTGCCCCTGAAAAGGCCCAGGCGCGGCTGATGGACTTCTTCGGCCAGCGCCTCAAGGCGTACTGGGCAGGCCAAGGCATGGACACCCTGACCCTGGATGCCGCCTTGGCCGTGGGCTTTGACGACGTGGTGGACACCGGCCGCCGGGTGCGCGCCCTGCAGGCCGCGGTGGGGACACCGGACTTCGAGCCTGCGGCCCTCACCTTCAAGCGTGTGGCCAATATCGTGCGCAAAAGCGGGGCCGAGGCTGCGGCCCACGTGGATCCGGGGCTCTTGGAGGCCGGGGCGGAGACGGAGCTCTGGGCCGCACTGGAGGCGTGGGAGCCGCGGTTTGCCAGCGCCTGCGCCCAGGGGGATTACGGCGCCCTGTTTCCGCTCTTGGCCGAGTTGCGGCCGGCAGTGGACCACTTTTTCGACTCCGTGATGGTGCTTACCGACCATCCTGGCCAGCGGGCCAACCGTTTGGCCATGCTGTCGCGCATCCTCCATCAAGTAGGACAGGTGGCCGATTTCACCCGGTTTCAGGTGTAA
- a CDS encoding ABC transporter ATP-binding protein, with product MAAPAIWGSSLWRLLPWVRPYVRRMALGLVANAGARFFDLVPLMVVGRVVDMVAASMQAGRPLEVADFVLAAAVVLATFGALAVCQSTSDYLLDTVAQKVRHDLRVALYQHVQRLDVAYFETRQIGDIMAVLAGDVDTLERFFADTSTSMVRLVITFAGVYGSLLWLDPYLAVLLMLPLPFAIAAVRFFATKVAPQYRRARQAVGAINAILENNLQGMPVIQAYCAEDAQTARIREHSQEYRDAAIQAAWERARFVPLLYGVAGVGYAVLIGVGGWMTWAGIGPSLGDFTTFVLMAMRLVLPLFVFGALINQIQQAEASARRIMELWETSAQVQEHTEASPLSGPVRCVELRDVCFGYPGRGQVLCRINLRLCRGAVLGVVGHTGAGKSSLAKLLLRYFDPDSGQILVDGRPLQQVALASWRSRIGYVSQEAYLFHGTVAENILLGSPHADEAALREAARLAGAEEFILRLPQGYATLVGDRGVRLSGGQRQRISLARALLRDPELLILDEATASVDTRTEAIIQENLRHLHPGRMTLVIAHRLSTVRFCDEIVVLVDGIIVERGTHQQLVDMGGVYAGLWQVQSGENGEKA from the coding sequence ATGGCCGCCCCTGCCATTTGGGGTTCGAGCCTGTGGCGCCTCTTGCCCTGGGTGCGGCCGTATGTGCGGCGCATGGCCTTGGGGCTTGTGGCCAATGCCGGCGCGCGGTTCTTCGACTTGGTGCCGCTTATGGTCGTCGGCCGGGTGGTGGATATGGTGGCGGCCTCCATGCAGGCCGGACGCCCCTTGGAAGTCGCCGATTTTGTCCTGGCTGCGGCGGTGGTGCTTGCCACCTTTGGGGCCTTGGCCGTGTGTCAGAGCACCAGTGACTATCTGCTCGACACCGTGGCCCAAAAGGTGCGCCACGACCTGCGCGTGGCCTTGTATCAGCATGTGCAGCGCCTGGATGTGGCCTATTTCGAGACCCGGCAGATCGGCGACATCATGGCGGTGCTCGCCGGCGACGTGGATACCCTGGAGCGCTTTTTCGCCGACACCTCCACCAGCATGGTGCGCTTGGTCATCACCTTTGCGGGGGTGTATGGGTCGCTCTTGTGGCTCGATCCGTATTTGGCCGTGCTGCTCATGCTGCCGCTGCCTTTTGCCATCGCTGCGGTGCGGTTTTTTGCCACCAAGGTGGCCCCGCAGTACCGCCGCGCCCGGCAGGCCGTGGGCGCCATCAATGCCATTTTAGAGAACAATCTCCAAGGCATGCCGGTGATCCAGGCCTACTGTGCCGAGGACGCCCAGACCGCACGCATCCGCGAGCACTCCCAAGAGTACCGCGATGCCGCCATCCAGGCCGCCTGGGAGCGGGCGCGCTTCGTGCCGCTCCTCTATGGGGTGGCGGGCGTGGGCTACGCCGTGCTCATCGGCGTGGGCGGCTGGATGACTTGGGCCGGCATTGGACCGAGCCTTGGAGACTTCACCACCTTCGTGCTCATGGCCATGCGCCTGGTGCTGCCGCTTTTTGTGTTCGGGGCCCTGATCAACCAGATCCAGCAGGCCGAGGCCTCTGCCCGGCGTATCATGGAGCTGTGGGAGACCTCCGCCCAGGTGCAGGAGCACACCGAGGCAAGCCCTCTCTCCGGTCCGGTGCGTTGCGTGGAGCTTCGGGACGTGTGTTTTGGCTATCCGGGTCGGGGGCAGGTGCTCTGCCGCATCAACCTGCGTCTGTGTCGCGGGGCGGTGCTGGGAGTGGTGGGGCACACCGGGGCAGGCAAAAGCTCGCTGGCCAAGCTGCTTCTGCGCTATTTTGACCCCGATTCCGGCCAGATCCTGGTGGATGGTCGGCCCCTGCAGCAGGTGGCCTTGGCGTCCTGGCGCAGCCGTATTGGCTACGTATCCCAGGAGGCCTACCTCTTTCACGGCACGGTGGCGGAAAATATCCTGTTGGGCTCTCCCCATGCGGACGAGGCCGCCCTGCGCGAGGCCGCACGCTTGGCCGGGGCAGAGGAGTTCATCCTGCGTCTGCCCCAAGGCTATGCCACCCTGGTGGGAGACCGCGGCGTGCGCCTTTCCGGCGGTCAGCGCCAGCGCATCTCCCTGGCCCGGGCCCTGCTGCGGGATCCGGAGCTCCTCATCCTCGATGAAGCCACTGCCAGCGTGGATACCCGCACCGAGGCCATCATCCAGGAGAACCTTCGCCACTTGCACCCCGGACGTATGACCTTGGTCATCGCCCACCGGCTCTCCACCGTGCGCTTTTGCGATGAGATCGTGGTACTGGTGGATGGCATCATCGTGGAGCGCGGCACCCACCAGCAGCTGGTGGATATGGGTGGGGTGTATGCCGGGCTCTGGCAGGTGCAAAGCGGAGAAAACGGGGAGAAGGCATGA